One window from the genome of Montipora foliosa isolate CH-2021 chromosome 5, ASM3666993v2, whole genome shotgun sequence encodes:
- the LOC138003822 gene encoding beta-1,3-galactosyltransferase 5-like, with protein sequence MVSVKVCAQKAFIILLFMVIVTMILITPQSSTQPRTNAMTSPENNHELQRLQPSEQPDRVDSVYTLLPKLPKNITLLIIINTIPRGVKRREILRQTWAKQSYWTFPTNVNRSNSRSHSGNVITISYFFMMAFDGNSTIDEGVKRESTVHRDILRVNLTETYRGLTNKLLLSYEWVTKLDLKPLFIAKADHDVYVKSAELASWLEKYFRSPSKIYAGFVKRNAAVRREVGNPWYVSKEDYDKVFYPTYCRGPFYVLSRDLFLDVVNASKVNKPFPVEDAYIALLVEKLGVKPLNTGRDLFNDNRQLENHLRKIPEDKVTIPSGAVLGDSLSSASINLIHRVYMKSKIIKPT encoded by the coding sequence ATGGTATCGGTGAAAGTCTGCGCGCAGAAGGCCTTTATCATTCTCCTATTTATGGTAATTGTCACCATGATCTTAATTACGCCTCAATCATCAACTCAGCCGAGAACAAATGCAATGACTTCACCAGAAAATAACCATGAATTACAACGATTACAACCAAGTGAGCAACCTGACCGAGTGGACTCTGTGTACACTCTTCTGCCAAAATTACCGAAAAACATAACTCTTCTAATAATCATCAACACAATTCCGCGCGGAGTGAAAAGGAGAGAAATCTTAAGGCAAACGTGGGCAAAACAATCATATTGGACATTTCCGACTAACGTTAACAGATCGAATTCTCGGTCCCATTCGGGTAACGTTATCactatttcatattttttcatGATGGCATTTGACGGAAATTCTACTATTGACGAGGGCGTCAAAAGGGAATCAACGGTTCACAGAGACATCCTGCGCGTGAATTTAACAGAAACGTATCGtggtttgacaaataaactATTGCTTTCTTATGAGTGGGTAACAAAGTTGGACCTTAAACCACTCTTCATAGCGAAAGCAGATCATGATGTCTACGTTAAGTCAGCAGAGCTAGCCTCGTGGTTGGAGAAGTATTTTAGATCCCCGTCTAAAATCTATGCTGGGTTTGTGAAAAGAAATGCAGCAGTTAGGCGTGAAGTCGGAAATCCGTGGTATGTCAGTAAGGAAGACTACGACAAAGTCTTTTATCCCACCTATTGTCGAGGACCGTTTTACGTTTTGTCCCGGGACCTGTTCTTAGATGTGGTAAATGCATCTAAAGTAAACAAACCATTTCCTGTAGAGGATGCCTACATAGCtcttttggttgaaaagttaggGGTAAAGCCTCTTAATACGGGTCGCGATTTATTCAATGACAATCGACAGCTTGAAAATCACCTACGAAAAATCCCAGAAGACAAAGTGACAATTCCCTCGGGTGCTGTTTTGGGAGACTCATTGAGTTCCGCGTCCATAAACCTGATACATCGTGTTTACATGAAATCAAAGATAATCAAGCCTACTTAG